Proteins found in one Solitalea lacus genomic segment:
- a CDS encoding S9 family peptidase, giving the protein MEVDAVNGNTRNIVDEQTNTFIYENRIYTNYLQNSNEILWATEKDGWRQLYLVDASKANVKPITKGEWVVRGVDSVDEKKREIWFSASGMNKNEDPYNIHYYRIGLDGKGLIQLTPAEGNHQVIFSPDRRYFIDTYSQPHVPPVTELHRTSDGKLIMELEKADISAYLATGIRLPEVLHAKARDSKTDIWGVMFRPRNFDPNKRYPVIENIYAGPHDAFSPKNFLPYGEMQSIAELGFIVVQIDGMGTANRSKAFHDVCWKNLADAGFPDRILWIKALAAKYPYVDTTRVGLYGTSAGGQNALGALLFHPDFYKAAVSSCGCHDNRIDKQWWNEQWMGYPVGKHYDEQSNVTNAHKLQGDLLLIVGEADTNVPPESTYRVADALIKAGKTFDFLPIPGLGHSDGGPYGRKRKRDFFIKSFFGVDPPNRNKNELSCN; this is encoded by the coding sequence ATTGAAGTAGATGCAGTAAACGGCAATACCCGAAATATTGTTGATGAACAAACAAACACCTTCATTTACGAAAACCGCATTTATACCAATTATCTTCAGAATAGTAATGAAATTCTGTGGGCTACTGAAAAAGACGGATGGCGTCAGTTATATTTAGTGGATGCATCCAAAGCAAATGTTAAACCCATAACAAAAGGCGAATGGGTGGTACGCGGAGTTGATAGTGTGGATGAAAAAAAACGGGAAATATGGTTTAGCGCCAGCGGCATGAACAAAAACGAAGACCCCTATAACATTCATTACTATCGTATTGGATTAGATGGAAAAGGATTAATTCAGCTAACCCCTGCCGAAGGTAATCACCAGGTGATTTTTTCACCCGATAGAAGATACTTTATTGATACTTACTCACAGCCTCATGTGCCACCTGTAACGGAGTTACACCGCACTTCAGACGGCAAATTAATTATGGAATTGGAAAAGGCGGATATTTCTGCCTATCTGGCTACCGGTATCCGTTTACCGGAAGTGCTTCATGCTAAGGCAAGAGATAGTAAAACTGATATTTGGGGTGTAATGTTCCGCCCGCGAAATTTTGACCCAAATAAACGTTACCCGGTCATTGAAAATATTTATGCAGGTCCGCATGACGCTTTTTCTCCTAAAAACTTTTTGCCCTATGGTGAAATGCAAAGCATAGCAGAATTAGGATTCATTGTAGTGCAAATCGACGGTATGGGAACTGCTAACCGCTCAAAAGCCTTTCACGATGTGTGCTGGAAAAATTTAGCCGATGCAGGATTCCCCGACCGCATTCTTTGGATCAAAGCACTTGCGGCAAAATATCCGTATGTTGACACCACAAGGGTAGGCTTATACGGCACTTCAGCAGGCGGGCAAAATGCTTTGGGCGCCCTGTTATTTCATCCCGATTTTTACAAAGCAGCCGTTTCCTCATGCGGTTGCCACGATAACCGTATAGATAAACAGTGGTGGAACGAACAGTGGATGGGTTATCCGGTAGGTAAACATTACGATGAGCAATCCAATGTGACCAATGCCCATAAACTGCAAGGCGATCTATTGTTGATTGTTGGTGAAGCAGATACAAATGTTCCTCCTGAATCAACCTACCGCGTGGCCGATGCACTGATAAAAGCCGGTAAAACCTTTGATTTCTTACCCATACCTGGTTTGGGCCATAGTGATGGAGGTCCTTACGGAAGAAAACGAAAAAGGGATTTCTTTATAAAGAGTTTTTTCGGGGTTGATCCGCCAAACCGTAACAAAAATGAATTGAGCTGCAATTAA
- a CDS encoding gliding motility-associated C-terminal domain-containing protein, with amino-acid sequence MIKVNYAFAVDSISHAFNGTPQMGETLITHTNTKRKATFKVPHIIGKSKFRNHPPGPPSPDILLNPSIHLKKSAMNNFLRFLGTVFRKPRAFLTIILLLNLVGVGSVLGQTQTQTFTSSGTFIVPPGVTSVSVSAWGGGGAGGGVASSSSRRGGGGGAGGSFAGGTLSVTPGTTYTITIGAGGVGQVGLDGTNGASSSFGTSIIALGGPGGKVGNNFSQWGLKGTAPISGNTVNGTSQANWYGGDGANAGNNDNGGGGGGSAGAGGNGADASGSNGGSGGSNGGIDGADGVSSGDGAGNDASSPGAGGGGARLNSDGGNNFKGGNGGNGQVTITYTCAVPSQPSTITGITNPCLGSSQTYSVANVPGVIYTWILPSGWTGTSTTNSITVTVGSGSGSVQVTPSNACGNGTARSLAVTPTTTVPSQPSAVVGNATPCQGSSQTYSVTNVTGVTYNWTLPSGWIGTSTTNSITVTVGSGFGNITVTPSNSCGNGTARTLAVTPTPGVPAQTSVVSGNATPCQGSSQTYSVSNVAGVTYAWTLPSGWTGSNTTNSITVNVGSGSGNITVTPSNSCGNGAARTLAVSPMTVPAQPSTITGSSTTPCLGSSQTYTVTNVSGVTYVWNLPSGWTGTSTSNSIAVTVGSGSGNITVTPSNSCGNGTARTLAVTTSIPPTTTGVTICPGGNGEMITSTVCPSGSLTGSGAIYAGGGANITSIGNTSWGGATVGNIVSDNNSYATVTLPNSSAISNYLQASNFAFDIIPNNANINGIQVTIGRFSSNVSSNVRTRDNEVKLVKAGSIVGSNKANLGVDWPSSEEAFTYGGVSDLWGTTWTANDIKSNFGVVLSVLNATQFGQSYTASVDYIQVTVTYTVNGVIQWYTASSGGLPIGTGSPFNPVASLPDGNTNTPGTYTFFAECSINPGCRTATEFKINPMPNAPAADENTYSYDGTAKTANSSVGAGEVIDWYAAATGTTTASAPTGTNAGTYMAYAEARNTSTGCVSANRTLITLTINKATTTTVVTINGGPFIYTGSAQTPATVSVTGAGGLNETPDAAYANNTNAGTATASYSYAGDANHEPSSDSKPFEIGKASSTTVVTINGGPFTYTGSAQTPATVSVTGAGGLNETPDAAYANNTNAGTATVSYSYAGDANHEPSSDSKPFEIGKASSTTVVTINGGTFTYTGSAQTPATVSVTGAGGLNETPDAAYANNTNAGTATASYSYAGDANHEPSSDSKPFEIGKASSTTVVTINGGPFIYTGSAQTPATVSVTGAGGLNETPDAAYANNTNAGTATASYSYAGDANHEPSSDSKPFEIGKASSTTVVTINGGPFIYTGSAQTPATVSVTGAGGLNETPDAAYANNTNAGTATASYSYAGDANHEPSSDSKPFEIGKASSTTVVTINGGPFIYTGSAQTPATVSVTGAGGLNETPDAAYANNTNAGTATASYSYAGDANHEPSSDSKPFEIGKASSTTVVTINGGPFTYTGSAQTPATVSVTGADGLNETPDAAYANNTNAGTATASYSYAGDANHEPSSDSKPFEIGKASSTTVVTINGGPFTYTGSAQTPATVIVTGAGGLNETPDAAYANNTNAGTATASYSYAGDANHEPSSDSKPFEIGKASSTTVVTINGGPFTYTGSAQTPATVSVTGAGGLNETPDAAYANNTNAGTATASYSYAGDANHEPSSDSKPFEIGKASSTTVVTINGGPFIYTGSAQTPATVSVTGAGGLNETLDAAYANNTNAGTATASYSYAGDANHEPSSDSKPFEIGKASSTTVVTINGGPFTYTGSAQTPATVSVTGAGGLNETPAASYSNNTDAGTATASYTYAETANYLGSSGSETFAIGKAATTTVVTINGGPFTYTGSAQTPATVSVTGAGGLNLTPAASYANNTDAGTATASYTYAETVNYLGSSGSETFAIGKAATTTVVTINGGPFTYTGSAQTPATVSVTGAGGLNLTPAASYANNTDAGTATASYTYAETANYLGSSGSETFAIGKATTTTVVTINGGPFTYTGSAQTPATVSVTGAGGLNLTPAASYANNTDAGTATASYTYAETANYLGSSGSETFAIGKAATTTVVTINGGPFTYTGSAQTPATVSVTGAGGLNLTPAAAYANNINAGMATSSYNFEGDINHLGSSDSKNFEIGRANAVITVIPYSVTYDGNAHTSTFTAVGVEATPVNLVGLLTVSGTTHTNAGTYSGDAWSFAGNGNYNEASGTVNNVIGKAPTTTIVSIANASYDGSVHGGTASVTGAGGLNQTLTVIYSGTTLGGATYNSTTAPTDAGNYNARATYEESANHLSSQDNKAFTINAALTSVSINPYQVQYSDQVTLHATITASSGQADLNATGGKVLFGLQPIGGAYVYLGETDATNWSVVGGSGKVTKAYTITQAPGTYTIVATFTPNSSNFTASTVNNSSILTVKQEDATIDYTGMQLVATPTATATSANITLRANILDISVTSTNDALPGDISKARVKFVLRDNGTSTDISNWLPVTLVNNNDSRIGSVSFNWLNVPIAATEASKQFTIGIIVDKGGATDNGHYKGSESNDNVVVTLYRPDGDFITGGGFIVPTNSVGSMSCDAGKKMHFGFNVKFNKKATSLKGSMNIIFQRTESDGKVHIYQIKANAMQSLGVNASNLSHQTANYVSKTNITDITNPLAPVAMGGNKYLHVTMTDNGEPGTNDWISFALVDGDVNPNVLSNLLLSSNWDNSKTLEMKLGGGNIVVHSGFNVNSNSSITAQGLSLEAVNSNELIDKNEKKDELKGGLKIPNVFTPNGDGINDSFTISGIEQLDNSLEIYDTRGKVVYKAMNYSNNWNGGGIPSGTYYYALKVKEEGVWKTYSSYVLILR; translated from the coding sequence ATGATAAAAGTCAACTACGCTTTCGCCGTGGACAGCATTTCTCATGCTTTTAACGGAACACCACAAATGGGTGAAACCTTAATCACACACACAAACACAAAACGAAAGGCCACTTTCAAGGTTCCACATATCATAGGCAAAAGCAAGTTCCGAAATCATCCCCCTGGCCCTCCTTCTCCGGATATTTTACTTAATCCATCTATACACTTAAAAAAATCTGCAATGAACAATTTTTTACGCTTTCTTGGAACGGTTTTTAGGAAACCAAGAGCTTTTCTGACTATAATTTTACTGTTGAATCTGGTGGGGGTGGGGAGTGTGTTGGGGCAAACTCAAACTCAAACATTTACATCATCAGGTACTTTTATAGTTCCTCCGGGTGTTACTAGTGTTTCTGTTTCTGCTTGGGGTGGTGGTGGTGCTGGTGGGGGGGTTGCATCATCGTCATCACGTAGAGGTGGCGGCGGAGGGGCTGGAGGTTCATTTGCAGGAGGAACACTTTCTGTTACACCGGGAACAACTTATACTATTACTATTGGTGCAGGAGGAGTTGGGCAAGTTGGATTAGATGGTACCAATGGAGCTAGTAGTTCATTTGGTACTAGTATTATCGCCCTAGGAGGTCCTGGTGGAAAGGTTGGAAATAATTTCAGCCAATGGGGTTTAAAAGGAACTGCTCCGATTTCAGGAAATACTGTAAATGGAACTTCTCAAGCTAACTGGTATGGTGGTGATGGAGCAAATGCAGGTAATAATGATAATGGTGGTGGCGGTGGTGGAAGTGCTGGCGCCGGTGGTAATGGAGCAGATGCAAGTGGATCAAATGGTGGCTCTGGAGGATCAAATGGTGGTATTGATGGAGCTGATGGTGTTTCAAGCGGTGATGGAGCAGGCAACGATGCTAGTTCTCCTGGTGCAGGAGGAGGAGGTGCAAGGTTAAATAGTGACGGGGGGAATAATTTCAAAGGTGGGAACGGAGGAAATGGTCAAGTAACAATTACGTACACTTGTGCTGTTCCTTCTCAACCCAGTACAATTACAGGCATCACAAATCCTTGCCTAGGTTCTTCACAAACCTATAGTGTAGCCAATGTGCCAGGTGTAATATATACATGGATATTGCCTTCCGGTTGGACAGGTACAAGCACAACTAACAGTATAACAGTAACGGTGGGTTCTGGCTCAGGAAGTGTTCAGGTAACTCCTTCTAATGCTTGCGGAAACGGAACTGCCAGATCGCTAGCAGTTACTCCGACGACTACCGTTCCATCTCAACCATCAGCTGTTGTAGGAAATGCTACTCCATGTCAAGGATCATCCCAGACTTACAGCGTAACGAATGTTACCGGAGTAACTTACAACTGGACTTTACCATCTGGCTGGATAGGCACAAGTACAACTAATAGTATAACAGTTACCGTTGGTTCTGGCTTTGGAAATATAACTGTGACACCTTCTAATAGTTGTGGGAACGGAACTGCCAGAACACTAGCAGTTACTCCGACTCCTGGCGTTCCAGCCCAAACATCAGTTGTTTCAGGAAATGCTACTCCATGTCAAGGATCGTCCCAAACATACAGTGTAAGCAATGTGGCTGGGGTAACTTATGCATGGACTTTGCCTTCAGGCTGGACAGGTTCAAACACTACAAACAGTATTACAGTTAATGTAGGTTCCGGCTCAGGAAATATAACAGTGACACCTTCCAATAGTTGTGGAAACGGGGCCGCACGAACTTTGGCCGTTTCTCCAATGACAGTACCTGCCCAACCCAGTACAATTACAGGTAGCAGCACAACTCCTTGTCTAGGTTCTTCACAAACCTACACTGTAACTAATGTGTCAGGTGTAACTTATGTATGGAACTTGCCTTCAGGTTGGACGGGTACAAGTACTAGTAATAGCATAGCCGTTACTGTGGGTTCCGGTTCTGGAAATATAACCGTAACACCTTCCAATAGTTGCGGAAACGGAACTGCCAGAACTTTGGCGGTGACAACTAGTATACCCCCAACTACAACAGGAGTTACCATTTGCCCGGGTGGAAACGGCGAGATGATAACTTCAACAGTTTGTCCTTCAGGTAGCTTGACTGGTTCTGGAGCTATTTATGCTGGAGGAGGTGCTAACATAACCAGTATAGGAAATACGTCGTGGGGGGGCGCAACAGTTGGTAATATTGTAAGTGATAATAACTCCTATGCAACTGTTACCTTGCCAAATTCAAGTGCGATAAGTAATTATTTACAGGCCTCAAACTTCGCGTTTGATATAATTCCTAATAATGCGAATATTAATGGTATTCAAGTAACAATTGGTAGATTTTCAAGTAATGTCAGCAGTAATGTTCGTACTCGAGACAATGAAGTTAAATTAGTAAAAGCAGGATCTATAGTTGGATCCAATAAAGCTAATTTGGGTGTAGACTGGCCTTCAAGTGAAGAGGCTTTTACATATGGGGGGGTATCAGATCTTTGGGGAACAACCTGGACTGCAAATGATATAAAATCTAATTTTGGAGTTGTATTATCAGTATTGAATGCTACTCAATTTGGCCAATCTTATACAGCATCTGTAGACTATATCCAAGTCACGGTAACCTATACAGTTAATGGAGTTATTCAATGGTATACTGCATCTTCAGGCGGTTTGCCAATTGGTACAGGCTCTCCATTTAATCCGGTTGCATCTTTGCCGGACGGCAATACCAATACACCAGGCACCTACACATTCTTCGCAGAATGTTCAATCAACCCGGGTTGCCGTACTGCTACGGAATTTAAGATTAATCCAATGCCAAATGCTCCGGCAGCAGATGAAAATACCTACTCATATGATGGCACGGCGAAAACGGCAAATTCAAGTGTAGGAGCCGGAGAAGTTATTGATTGGTATGCTGCAGCTACTGGCACCACAACAGCTTCTGCACCCACAGGCACCAATGCCGGCACTTATATGGCATATGCAGAAGCCAGAAATACAAGTACTGGTTGTGTAAGTGCTAATAGAACACTTATAACGTTAACAATTAATAAAGCCACAACTACTACCGTGGTTACGATTAACGGCGGACCGTTCATTTACACAGGTTCGGCTCAGACCCCGGCGACCGTTAGCGTAACGGGTGCAGGCGGATTGAACGAAACACCGGATGCTGCTTATGCAAACAACACCAATGCGGGCACAGCCACAGCGAGCTACAGCTACGCGGGGGATGCCAATCACGAACCAAGCAGCGACAGCAAGCCATTTGAAATCGGCAAAGCCTCGTCGACTACCGTGGTTACGATTAACGGCGGACCGTTCACTTACACAGGTTCGGCTCAGACCCCGGCGACCGTTAGCGTAACGGGTGCAGGCGGATTGAACGAAACACCGGATGCTGCTTATGCAAACAACACCAATGCGGGCACAGCCACAGTGAGCTACAGCTACGCGGGGGATGCCAACCACGAACCAAGCAGCGACAGCAAGCCATTTGAAATCGGCAAAGCCTCGTCGACTACTGTGGTTACGATTAACGGCGGAACGTTCACTTACACAGGTTCGGCTCAGACCCCGGCGACCGTTAGCGTAACGGGTGCAGGCGGATTGAACGAAACACCGGATGCTGCTTATGCAAACAACACCAATGCGGGCACAGCCACAGCGAGCTACAGCTACGCGGGGGATGCCAACCACGAACCAAGCAGCGACAGCAAGCCATTTGAAATCGGCAAAGCCTCGTCGACTACCGTGGTTACGATCAACGGCGGACCGTTCATTTACACAGGTTCGGCTCAGACCCCGGCGACCGTTAGCGTAACGGGTGCAGGCGGATTGAACGAAACACCGGATGCTGCTTATGCAAACAACACCAATGCGGGCACAGCCACAGCGAGCTACAGCTACGCGGGGGATGCCAACCACGAACCAAGCAGCGACAGCAAGCCATTTGAAATCGGCAAAGCCTCGTCGACTACCGTGGTTACGATCAACGGCGGACCGTTCATTTACACAGGTTCGGCTCAGACCCCGGCGACCGTTAGCGTAACGGGTGCAGGCGGATTGAACGAAACACCGGATGCTGCTTATGCAAACAACACCAATGCGGGCACAGCCACAGCGAGCTACAGCTACGCGGGGGATGCCAACCACGAACCAAGCAGCGACAGCAAGCCATTTGAAATCGGCAAAGCCTCGTCGACTACCGTGGTTACGATCAACGGCGGACCGTTCATTTACACAGGTTCGGCTCAGACCCCGGCGACCGTTAGCGTAACGGGTGCAGGCGGATTGAACGAAACACCGGATGCTGCTTATGCAAACAACACCAATGCGGGCACAGCCACAGCGAGCTACAGCTACGCGGGGGATGCCAACCACGAACCAAGCAGCGACAGCAAGCCATTTGAAATCGGCAAAGCCTCGTCGACTACCGTGGTTACGATCAACGGCGGACCGTTCACTTACACAGGTTCGGCTCAGACCCCGGCGACCGTTAGCGTAACGGGTGCAGACGGATTGAACGAAACACCGGATGCTGCTTATGCAAACAACACCAATGCGGGCACAGCCACAGCGAGCTACAGCTACGCGGGGGATGCCAATCACGAACCAAGCAGCGACAGCAAGCCATTTGAAATCGGCAAAGCCTCGTCGACTACTGTGGTTACGATTAACGGCGGACCGTTCACTTACACAGGTTCGGCTCAGACCCCGGCGACCGTTATCGTAACGGGTGCAGGCGGATTGAACGAAACACCGGATGCTGCTTATGCAAACAACACCAATGCGGGCACAGCCACAGCGAGCTACAGCTACGCGGGGGATGCCAACCACGAACCAAGCAGCGACAGCAAGCCATTTGAAATCGGCAAAGCCTCGTCGACCACTGTGGTTACGATTAACGGCGGACCGTTCACTTACACTGGTTCGGCTCAGACCCCGGCGACCGTTAGCGTAACGGGTGCAGGCGGATTGAACGAAACACCGGATGCTGCTTATGCAAACAACACCAATGCGGGCACAGCCACAGCGAGCTACAGCTACGCGGGGGATGCCAACCACGAACCAAGCAGCGACAGCAAGCCATTTGAAATCGGCAAGGCCTCGTCGACTACCGTGGTTACGATTAACGGCGGACCGTTCATTTACACAGGTTCGGCTCAGACCCCGGCGACCGTTAGCGTAACGGGTGCAGGCGGATTGAACGAAACACTGGATGCTGCTTATGCAAATAACACCAATGCGGGCACAGCCACAGCGAGCTACAGCTACGCGGGGGATGCCAACCACGAACCAAGCAGCGACAGCAAGCCATTTGAAATCGGCAAAGCCTCGTCGACTACTGTGGTTACGATCAACGGCGGACCGTTCACTTACACAGGTTCGGCTCAGACCCCGGCGACCGTTAGCGTTACGGGTGCAGGCGGATTGAACGAAACACCGGCAGCTTCGTATTCGAATAACACCGATGCGGGAACGGCCACGGCAAGTTATACCTACGCAGAAACTGCCAACTACTTAGGCTCCAGCGGCAGCGAGACCTTTGCCATCGGCAAAGCAGCAACCACCACCGTGGTTACGATCAACGGCGGACCATTCACTTATACCGGTTCGGCTCAGACCCCAGCGACAGTAAGTGTGACCGGAGCTGGCGGCTTGAATTTGACCCCGGCAGCTTCATATGCGAATAACACCGATGCGGGAACGGCCACGGCAAGTTATACCTACGCAGAAACTGTCAACTACTTAGGCTCCAGCGGCAGCGAGACCTTTGCCATCGGCAAAGCAGCAACCACCACCGTGGTTACGATCAACGGCGGACCATTCACTTATACCGGTTCGGCTCAGACCCCGGCGACAGTAAGTGTGACCGGAGCTGGCGGCTTGAATTTGACCCCGGCAGCTTCGTATGCGAATAACACCGATGCGGGAACAGCCACGGCAAGTTATACCTACGCGGAAACTGCCAACTACTTAGGAAGCAGTGGCAGCGAGACTTTTGCCATCGGCAAAGCAACAACCACCACCGTGGTTACGATCAACGGCGGACCATTCACTTATACCGGTTCGGCTCAGACCCCGGCGACAGTAAGTGTGACCGGAGCTGGCGGCTTGAATTTGACCCCGGCAGCTTCGTATGCGAATAACACCGATGCGGGAACAGCCACGGCAAGTTATACCTACGCGGAAACTGCCAACTACTTAGGCAGCAGTGGCAGCGAGACCTTTGCCATCGGCAAAGCAGCAACCACCACCGTGGTTACGATCAACGGCGGACCATTCACTTATACCGGTTCGGCTCAGACCCCGGCGACAGTAAGTGTGACCGGAGCTGGCGGCTTGAATTTGACCCCGGCTGCGGCTTATGCAAATAATATCAATGCAGGCATGGCTACATCAAGCTATAATTTTGAAGGGGATATCAATCATTTGGGTTCTAGCGATAGCAAGAATTTTGAGATCGGTAGGGCTAATGCCGTGATAACCGTTATTCCATACAGTGTCACTTATGATGGAAACGCACATACATCGACCTTCACAGCTGTAGGCGTAGAGGCTACTCCAGTGAATCTTGTGGGCCTGTTGACAGTGAGCGGCACCACGCATACTAATGCGGGTACATACTCTGGCGATGCATGGAGCTTTGCGGGCAACGGCAACTACAACGAGGCTAGTGGTACGGTTAATAACGTAATCGGCAAGGCGCCTACTACAACTATTGTTTCCATTGCCAATGCTTCTTATGATGGAAGTGTTCATGGCGGCACGGCTTCCGTAACCGGAGCAGGCGGTTTGAATCAGACTTTGACAGTTATTTATAGCGGTACAACGCTAGGAGGTGCTACCTATAACAGCACTACTGCACCTACGGATGCAGGAAACTATAACGCCAGAGCTACTTATGAAGAAAGCGCCAATCATTTGAGTTCTCAAGACAACAAAGCCTTTACCATAAATGCAGCACTTACTTCTGTTTCCATCAATCCTTATCAAGTGCAATATTCAGATCAGGTGACTTTACATGCTACTATTACGGCTTCTTCAGGTCAGGCAGACTTAAATGCCACCGGAGGTAAAGTATTGTTTGGTTTACAGCCAATTGGGGGGGCTTATGTGTACCTCGGGGAAACTGATGCAACAAATTGGTCGGTTGTTGGAGGGTCAGGAAAGGTAACAAAAGCTTATACGATTACTCAAGCGCCGGGTACCTATACTATAGTTGCTACATTCACTCCTAATTCATCGAATTTTACGGCTTCAACTGTTAACAATAGTAGTATTTTAACGGTTAAACAGGAAGATGCAACTATAGATTATACTGGAATGCAACTTGTGGCCACACCAACGGCTACTGCTACCTCAGCAAATATTACTTTGAGGGCAAATATTTTAGATATATCAGTAACCTCAACTAACGATGCTCTACCAGGTGACATAAGTAAAGCTAGGGTTAAGTTTGTTTTGAGAGATAATGGCACAAGCACAGATATATCAAATTGGCTTCCAGTAACACTTGTTAATAATAATGATTCACGAATTGGATCTGTTTCATTTAATTGGTTGAATGTGCCAATTGCAGCTACCGAAGCGTCAAAACAATTTACGATTGGAATAATTGTAGATAAAGGTGGTGCTACAGACAATGGTCATTACAAAGGAAGTGAATCCAATGATAATGTTGTGGTGACTCTTTACAGACCTGATGGTGATTTTATTACCGGGGGTGGATTTATTGTTCCGACCAATTCTGTGGGAAGCATGAGTTGTGATGCTGGTAAAAAAATGCACTTTGGGTTTAATGTGAAGTTTAATAAAAAGGCTACTAGTTTAAAAGGTAGTATGAACATCATCTTCCAACGGACTGAAAGTGACGGAAAGGTGCATATTTATCAGATTAAAGCCAATGCGATGCAGTCCTTGGGAGTAAATGCAAGCAATCTAAGTCATCAGACTGCTAATTATGTTTCTAAAACAAACATAACCGACATCACCAATCCATTGGCACCGGTTGCAATGGGCGGAAACAAATACTTGCACGTAACTATGACCGATAATGGAGAACCTGGAACCAATGACTGGATATCATTTGCCCTAGTGGATGGAGATGTAAATCCGAATGTGCTTTCAAACCTACTTTTATCAAGTAATTGGGACAACAGTAAAACTCTGGAAATGAAATTAGGGGGAGGAAATATAGTGGTTCACAGCGGATTTAATGTGAATTCGAACAGTAGTATTACCGCGCAAGGATTATCATTAGAAGCAGTTAATTCCAATGAATTAATTGACAAAAATGAGAAAAAAGATGAATTAAAGGGCGGTTTGAAAATTCCTAACGTATTCACTCCAAATGGTGATGGAATTAACGATAGTTTCACGATTTCAGGAATAGAACAACTTGACAATAGTTTGGAGATTTATGATACAAGAGGTAAGGTAGTCTACAAGGCCATGAATTACTCAAATAATTGGAACGGAGGGGGAATTCCTAGTGGTACCTATTATTACGCACTTAAAGTGAAGGAAGAAGGTGTTTGGAAAACCTACTCATCCTATGTTCTAATTCTTCGATAG
- a CDS encoding DPP IV N-terminal domain-containing protein has protein sequence MALFCYIKAQPVPSKPIPLSPYKPTHSEVIERYQKAALLDSMVKNTVFKMNIQPNWQADGNSFWYRNYSKDSTTEYIYVDAVNGKRQLAFDQSRLAEAISKVSGKPIDARRMQITTMKFESSNKISLQFNGQYWQCDLSTYNCTPSVQSITESALKYRFNSYNRWTLQHIQSDSISPDKKWFAFIKNHNVYMRPVNGGAEVVFTSDGTQQQPYGEIKWSPDSKYFIAYKINPKEFKEVYYVLSSVENTTRGLLKSQQYPQPGDEFTNYEMFVFHVDNKQPIKVNTEKYDFLGMPYPRWNKIQQSVFHIRKNRPRASTFSYH, from the coding sequence ATGGCCTTATTTTGCTATATCAAAGCACAACCAGTACCTTCAAAACCAATTCCCTTATCACCCTACAAACCAACCCACTCAGAAGTGATAGAACGCTATCAAAAGGCTGCTTTATTAGACAGTATGGTTAAAAACACTGTCTTTAAAATGAATATACAGCCCAACTGGCAGGCCGATGGCAATAGCTTCTGGTATCGCAATTATTCAAAAGACAGTACCACCGAGTACATTTACGTAGATGCAGTTAACGGAAAAAGGCAACTCGCTTTTGATCAAAGTCGATTGGCCGAGGCTATCAGCAAAGTATCCGGAAAACCTATTGATGCCCGTCGGATGCAAATCACAACTATGAAATTTGAAAGCTCCAACAAAATATCCCTTCAGTTTAATGGCCAATACTGGCAATGTGACCTGTCTACTTATAACTGTACTCCTTCTGTTCAATCTATTACTGAATCGGCATTAAAATATCGTTTTAACTCTTACAATCGCTGGACGCTCCAGCATATTCAAAGCGATAGTATTTCACCTGATAAAAAATGGTTTGCCTTTATTAAAAACCACAATGTTTACATGCGTCCTGTAAACGGCGGCGCAGAAGTGGTTTTTACTTCCGATGGTACACAGCAACAGCCGTATGGAGAGATCAAATGGTCTCCCGACAGTAAATATTTTATAGCTTACAAAATCAACCCTAAAGAATTTAAAGAAGTATATTATGTATTAAGTTCTGTAGAAAACACCACCCGTGGTCTACTAAAATCACAACAATATCCACAACCTGGTGATGAATTTACTAACTATGAAATGTTTGTATTTCATGTAGACAACAAACAGCCTATTAAAGTTAATACCGAAAAATACGACTTTTTAGGGATGCCTTATCCAAGATGGAATAAAATACAACAGTCGGTATTTCACATACGAAAAAACAGACCGCGGGCATCAACGTTTTCGTATCATTGA